A genomic segment from Nicotiana tabacum cultivar K326 chromosome 9, ASM71507v2, whole genome shotgun sequence encodes:
- the LOC142164355 gene encoding uncharacterized protein LOC142164355 — translation MSKIPIMLKSNGNWDNYGRFRDFEVDAIVVDDNANYGILSSTIAEQLSIDTSDKIIEIKYIVNENCPPMEIRNDMGVRAYMETKKENKNLGLYPLCISVRDFNMELTINNESTNAGSSGSLNLLEFPSSPATEEYQSEIITESTQTYIEEGQVYQDKQTVAAAMKNYSVMHKFQFRVKRSSHRSCKWHFKATSINDSAMFKIRSFSRQHTCCLMDETFIQRKRTAAVLGSMVVPKYCDPKTVYTPKDIQTDMLSEHGLNLSYMQAWRAKEKALQFLRGNPCDSYNKLPKYFYILEKNYPGSVVKLKKAADDCFLYAFVALCTSINGWQHCRPVVVVDGTFLKSAYREIMLTASTMDAAGTIFPLAYAMVDSENDASWKWFFEQFKEAYGERPSMCVVSDRHESILKAKSVVYPGLAHYSCMWHIWTNIRSKFKKGHLQLHELYFATARSYTMDEFNERMLKIEEVDLRVKSYLYDIGYHRWSRVHATVNRTFTMTSNIAESLNAVTKDARELPIFDLFEYMRTLLERWTKEKLSKAKGTFTYLGHKYNKELEDNSTLSQKLRVRASTDHIHTVLDGVKRYIVCLENKKCSCGQFQLDELPCAHALAALRHRNETYENYCSPYYTRKSLLLTYEMPVNPLPDEGKWEVPQHILDEVVKPPAGDKRQPGRPHKERYKTFDEIKSK, via the exons ATGTCAAAAATCCCAATAATGCTGAAATCGAATGGTAATTGGGATAACTATGGCAGATTTAGAGATTTTGAAGTTGATGCCATTGTGGTAGATGATAATGCAAACTACGGAATTCTCAGTTCTACAATTGCAGAACAATTATCGATTGATACATCGgataaaattatagaaatcaaatacattgtgaACGAGAATTGTCCTCCAATGGAGATTAGGAATGATATGGGGGTTCGTGCTTACATGGAAACCAAAAAGGAGAATAAAAACTTAGGTTTATATCCTTTATGTATAAGCGTAAgagatttcaatatggaattgaCAATCAACAATGAAAGCACCAATGCAG GTTCGTCTGGATCCCTAAACTTACTTGAATTTCCATCCTCACCAGCTACAGAGGAAtatcaaagtgaaataataactgaaTCTACGCAAACATATATTGAAGAAGGACAAGTTTATCAGGACAAGCAAACAGTAGCTGCTGCAATGAAGAATTATTCAGTGATGCACAAGTTCCAGTTCAGAGTAAAAAGATCCAGTCATAGAAG CTGTAAATGGCATTTCAAGGCAACGTCAATTAATGATTCGGCAATGTTCAAGATAAGAAGTTTCAGCCGTCAACACACATGCTGCCTAATGGACGAAACATTCATACAGCGCAAACGTACTGCAGCAGTACTTGGTAGCATGGTCGTTCCAAAGTATTGTGATCCTAAGACTGTTTACACACCAAAGGACATACAAACTGACATGTTATCCGAACATGGACTGAACCTAAGCTACATGCAAGcatggagagcaaaggaaaaagCTTTACAGTTTTTGAGAGGGAATCCGTGTGACTCCTACAACaaattacccaaatatttttatattcttgagaagaattatcctggtTCTGTTGTTAAATTGAAGAAGGCAGCAGATGATTGCTTCTTATACGCATTTGTTGCTCTTTGTACATCAATAAATGGTTGGCAACATTGTAGGCCGGTAGTAGTGGTTGATGGGACATTCTTAAAGTCAGCCTACAGGGAGATTATGCTGACAGCAAGCACCATGGATGCAGCAG GTACTATTTTTCCCTTGGCATATGCTATGGTTGATTCTGAAAACGACGCGTCTTGGAAgtggttctttgagcaattcaaggaGGCATATGGTGAAAGACCTTCAATGTGTGTTGTTTCAGATAGGCATGAGAGTATATTGAAGGCAAAATCAGTTGTCTATCCGGGATTGGCACACTACTCTTGCATGTGGCATATATGGACAAATATAAGGTCAAAATTCAAGAAGGGACATCTACAATTACATGAATTGTACTTTGCTACAGCACGGTCATACACTAtggatgaatttaatgaaaggatgTTGAAGATTGAAGAGGTAGACCTGCGTGTAAAGTCTTACCTATATGATATTGGCTATCATAGATGGTCAAGAGTACATGCAACGGTAAATAGAACTTTTACTATGACGTCAAACATTGCCGAGTCATTGAATGCTGTAACAAAAGATGCAAGAGAGCTTCCAATATTTGATCTATTTGAGTATATGAGGACTCTTCTTGAACGTTGGACAAAAGAAAAGTTATCGAAGGCAAAGGGTACTTTCACATACCTTGGTCACAAATACAACAAAGAATTGGAAGACAACAGTACATTATCTCAGAAACTAAGG gtgagggcttcaacaGATCATATACATACTGTGTTAGATGGTGTGAAGCGGTACATTGTGTGTCTAGAAAACAAGAAATGTAGCTGTGGACAATTCCAACTTGATGAACTTCCATGTGCGCATGCTTTGGCAGCATTAAGGCATAGGAATGAAACATATGAAAACTATTGCTCTCCGTATTACACAAGGAAGAGCCTTCTGCTTACCTATGAAATGCCAGTAAATCCTCTTCCTGATGAAGGCAAATGGGAAGTGCCACAACATATTTTGGATGAGGTAGTAAAGCCACCGGCGGGAGATAAAAGGCAGCCAGGGAGACCTCACAAGGAAAGATATAAAACATTTGATGAAATAAAGTCAAAGTAA